The sequence below is a genomic window from Thioclava nitratireducens.
GCGAGCCGCGCGAGCGACCAGTCACCGCCCTCTCCCTCGCCGTGATAGGCATTGACGTTCTGACCCAAGAGCGTGATCTCGCGCACGCCTTTCTCGACCAGCGCCTGCGCTTCCCGCAGGATTTTCTCTGCAGGGCGCGAAACTTCGGCCCCCCGCGTATAGGGCACCACGCAGAAGGCGCAGAATTTGTCGCAACCTTCCTGCACGGTCAGAAACGCAGTCGGGCGCGCCTGCACGGGGCGCGCGGGCAGATGGTCGAACTTGTCTTCCAGCGGAAACTCGGTCTCGACGGGGCGCGCGCCATTGTCGGTGCGGGCGACCAGTTCGGGCAGCTTGTGATAGCTTTGCGAGCCCACGACCAGATCCACCAGATCCGAGCGCCGCAAAATCTCGTCGCCCTCGGCCTGCGCGACGCAGCCCGCGACACCGATCTTCAGGTCGGGCTTGGCCTCCTTGAACGGACGCAGGCGCCCCAGATCGGAATAGACCTTCTCGGCCGCTTTCTCGCGGATATGGCAGGTGTTGAGCAGCACCATATCCGCTGCGCCCACATCGTCGGTCAGCTCATAGCCCTTGGCGCCCATCGCCTCGGCCATTCGCTCGCTGTCATAGACGTTCATCTGACAGCCATAGGTTTTGATATGCAGCTTTTTCGGAGCGTCGCTCATGCCAATCCTCGCGCGTCTTTCCAGCGGGCCTGATACAGCCAAACCGCCCTTTCCCGCAAGGTCGCGCATGGCGCGGGACGTAAAGGCTTGATTTCATGCGGGCCTTCCCCGATCCTGCGCCCGAAGACCCCGCGAAAGGGCTAAATCGGGCATGAAATATTCCTCGCTGATCGATTTCCTCACCCGTCAGAGCGCAGCGCTATCCAAAGGTCCGGTCGGCGTGATCCTAGCCGAGGACGGGGTCGAGTTGGAGAGCACGATCCGCCACCATATCGACCTCGGCTTCCCGGTGTTGCTGGTTCTGGGCCATGCCGCGATGGATCTGCCGGACGATCTGGCCGCCGACAGCCCGACGAAAATCCACCGCATCGATTTCGAGTTGAACCGCCGCGACGCAGCCCCTCTCGCGATCAACCCGATCATCGCTGCAGTACCCGGGGGCACCTGGCTCTATTACTGCTTCAACGCGGAATACCTGTTCTTCCCCTTCTGCGAGAGCCGCACGATCGGCGAGGTGCTGAGCTTCCACACCGAAGAACGCCGCGCCTCGATGCTGAGCTATGTGATCGACCTCTATACCGGCGATCTGGAGGCGCATCCGAACGGCGTCGATACCGAGAACGCGATGTTCGACAAGGCGGGCTATTACGCGCTCGCCCGGCTCGATCCCGAAAACCACGACCACCCGAAGGAGCGGCAGCTCGATTTCTTCGGGGGGCTGCGCTGGCGTTTTGAGGAGCACGTCCCCGCCGAGCGCCGCAAGATCGACCGGATCGCCCTGTTCCGCGCCAAACCCGGCCTGAAGCTGCGCCCCGATCACACGTTCAACGACGAGGAATACAACACCTATTCCTGCCCATGGCACCATAACCTGACCTGTGCGACCGCCTCGTTCCGGGTGGCGAAGGCGCTGAAGTTCAATCCCGGCTCGACCTATGACGTGCACAGCTTCACTTGGGTCAATTCCGAGCGCTTCAACTGGTCGAGTCAGCAACTCATGGATCTGGGTCTGATCGAACCAGGCCAGTGGTTCTGATCCGCCCCTCAAACTGATTCCGAACGGTTCCCCCGTTATCTCTGCGCGGGCGCAGAGCACCCTGCGCAATTCCCTAGTAAAAGAATCATCTTTACAATTCTGATAATTTCACTCAGGTTATTTCCATCAGCCAGTCGATCCCCGACGAGCCGCATATCGCGAGATGGAGACCGGAGATGAAACGCCCCTCTTCCCCCGGCCCCCGATACCGGGCCGACACGCATGTTGATACCGACCCGCCGCTGAGCCTGCGCGACATCGTCGAGGCGCTGTGCAGCGGTTTCCCCCCGGGCCAAAGCGCGCTCGAAGCGACGCTCGACCGGATCGAGGGAGGCCAGAGATGAGCATCAATGAAAGCTTCGCCAACGCCCTGCCCGTCCATGACGCGGAGGTGCTGACCGGCAAGGGCAACCTCGCCCATATCGTGCTGGACGGTCAGGTCTATACGCTGCGCATCACCAAGGCGGGCAAGCTGATCCTGACCAAATGAGCGCAACACTGCGCGCCCCGCACATCCCGAACGTCTGAAGCCGCCCGATCGTCCGTCGGGCGGTTTTTTTCGTCTCGAAGACGCGTATCACAGTGATCTTGGGGAAAATGGAGCGGGTGATGGGAATCGAACCCACGTCTTCAGCTTGGAAGGCTGCGGCTCTACCATTGAGCTACACCCGCACTCTGGCCTCTCCTTAGCGGTCCACGCCGCGCCATTCAAGCGGGATTGGCAAACGGTTCGCGTAAACCCGCCCCGGAGGCGCGGTTCGAGTTCACCTCTTGGCCCACGCGCCACGCCTGCAGGATGCCCTCGGGCCTGGGCTGCATCAGTGTCGCCGCGCCATGGCCCTCCTCGCCCAGCCATTTCGCCCAGTCGGCTTCTTCGAGGACCAGCGGCTCGCGGTGATGGATCGGGGCGAGCGTCGGGCCTGCCGGCACCGTCACGATGGCGCAGGTCGTCAGCAACTCGCCGCCCTTCTCCCAGTCCTGCCAGAGCCCGCCGAACACCATCGGCGCCCCGTCCCTGCGCGAAACGTAGAAAGGCAGCTTCGCCTCCCCCTCGCGATGCCATTCATAGAAGCCATCCGCCGGGATCAGGCAGCGCCGCGACCGGATCGCCGCCCGGAAGGCGGGCTTCTCCGCCACCGTCTCCGAGCGCGCATTGATCAGCAATGGCCCGTCGGTCGGCGTCTTGTACCAATGCGGGATGAAGCCCCAGCGCATCGCCCGCAACTGCCGCTGCTCCTCACCGGAGACGCAGACCGGCAGGCTCTGGGTCGGGCAGATGTTGAACCGCTCGCCATCGGGCACGTCATTGCCGGGCACCGCCTTGAACAGACGCGCCATCGCATCGACAGGAAGAGTGTTGGCCATACGTCCGCACATGGCACAAAGCTATGCCGCCACGCGCGCGGCACAAGCCCCACGCTTGACCGGACGGCGCGTTTTCGGGCAAGGGAAAGCCATGTTGATTTACAAAATCCTCCGTCGCCCCGAATGGGATGCATTTCGCGAAGCCGGGCACACGCTCGGCGCTCCGATCGACCTCGCGGACGGCTATATCCATTTCTCCACCGCCGATCAGGTCGTCGAAACGGCTGCGAAACATTTCGCGGGCGAATCCGATCTGGTGCTGGTCGCCTTCGACTCCACCGCGATGGGCGCCGATCTGAAGTGGGAACCTTCGCGCCGCGATCAGCTCTTCCCGCATCTTTACCGCCCGCTGAATCTCAGCGAAGTCGTCTGGGACCACGCCCTGCCCCTGGGCGCTGCGGGCCATATCTTCCCGAAGGAAATGTCGTGACCACCCTGATCGAGCGTGCGGGCCTCGCGGTTTTTCACAAGATCGACCCGGAAAAGGCGCATTGGCTGTCGCTGCGCGCGCTGCGAATGGGACTCGCACCCCTGCCCGGCCCAATCACTTCGCCCCGGCTGAAGACCGATCTGGCGGGGATGTCGCTTCTGAACCCGGTGGGCCTTGCGGCCGGCTTCGACAAGAACGCCGAGGCCGTGCCGCAGCTGATGCGCGCGGGCTTCGGCTTCATCGAAGTCGGCGCCGCGACGCCGCGCGCGCAGGAAGGCAACCTGCCTCCGCGCCTCTGGCGGCTGCCCGCCGACCGCGCCGCGATCAATCGCTTCGGCTTCAACAATCAGGGCATGGAGCCGATCACAGAGCGGCTGGCAAAGCGCCCGCAGGGCATTCCGGTAGGCCTCAATCTCGGCGCCAACAAGGACGCCGCCGACCGCGCGAAAGATTTTGCGACCGTTCTGGCCCATGCCGGCCCGCATATCGATTTCGCAACGGTCAACGTCTCCTCGCCCAACACCGAGAAGCTGCGCGACCTGCAGGGCAAAGCCGCGCTGGCGGCTCTGCTGGCAGGCGTGATCGAGACCCGCGACGGCCTCGCGCGGCGTATCCCGGTATTCCTGAAAATCGCCCCCGATCTGAGCGCCGAGGAACTGGCCGAGATCGCCGAGGTCGCGCTGGAAAGCGGGATCGACGGGATCATCGCGACCAATACGACGCTTTCGCGCGAGGGGCTGACCTCGCCCAACCCCTCCGATCAGGGCGGCATGTCCGGCGCACCGTTGTTTGAGAAATCGACCCGCGTTCTGGCCCAGCTCTCGCGGCATACTGCGGGCGCCCTGCCGCTGATCGGTGTTGGCGGCGTGGGCTCTGCCGAGCAGGCCTACGAGAAAATCCGCGCGGGCGCCTCGGCGGTGCAGCTCTACACCGCGATGGTGTTCTCCGGCCTCTCGCTCGCTGCAGATATCGCACGCGGCCTCGACGCCCTTCTGGAACGCGACGGCTTCGCCAGCGTTTCCGAGGCGATCGGCACCGGGAGAGACAAATGGCTGTAACGATCTGGCACAATCCGCGCTGCTCGAAATCGCGCGAGACGCTGAAACTTCTCGAAGCGCGCGGGATCGCGCCTGAGGTGCGCGACTACCAGAAAGAGCCGCCGACCATGGTCGAACTGCAGGACGCGCTGATGAAACTCGGCCAGCCCGCCTCCGCCCTGATCCGCTGGAAGGATACCGACCTCTCCAAGGAGGCCGGCGAAAACGAAATCCTCTCGGCGCTCACCGCCAACCCGAAGCTGATCGAGCGCCCCTTGGTGCTGACCGAGACTGCGGCCCGCATCGGCCGCCCGCCGGAAACCGTTCTCGAGATTCTCTGACATCAGGGGCGCGGCCGCACTTCGCCTTGGCCCAAATATCCCGGGGGATCTCCGGAGGAGATGGGGGCAGAGCCCCCTACCCGTTCAGATCCTTGAGCAGCCGCCCGTGCTTGCGCAGCTCCGCCACCAATTCGCCGAACGTCCGCAACCCCCGCGCCTGCAGCGCCGGCAGCATCTTCAGGAAAGCATCCGCCGTCGCGACCGTATCGCCGATCGCGGTGTGGCGTGCCTCCTCGGGGATGGTGATGCCAAGCCTGTGGGTCAGCGCGTCGAGCGTGTGGCTCTCCGACTGCCCGAACACCACCGCCGACAGCAGCACCGTGTCGAGGATCGGATGATCGAACCGCTCTCCGATCGCGCCTTCCTTGCGATGCAGGAATTCCATGTCGAAGGGCGCGTTATGCGCGATCAGCACCGCGCCCTCGGCGAAACGATGGAAGTCGCGCCCCACCTTGGCAATGTCGGGCGCGCCTTCGACCATCGCATTCGAGATGCCATGCACCTCGGTCGAGCCGGGCGGAATCGGGCGTTTGGGATCGACGAGCGTGTCGAAGACCTCGGTATCGATCCGCCGCCCGTTGACGATGCGCACAGCGGCGATCTGGACGATCTCATCGCCCTCGGTGGGCAGCAGGCCGGTCGTCTCGGTGTCGAACACGACATATGTCAGATCGGTCAGTGGCGTGTCGGCGATCTCGGCGACGCGCTCGCGCGCAAGCAGGTCGAAATCGTAGACCACCGCGCGCGGCACCGGCTTCGGGCGTTTGGTGACATGGCGCGCCTCGCGGAGCGGGATACACAGGCGCGCACGCGTGTCGCCCAGCTTCTCGGGCCAGATTTCGGCGGCATGGGTGGTGAGCACCCGGTGCCCGGTCACATCTTCCAGCCCGGTGTCGAGCGGTTCGGCAAGCCAGCGCTCCAGCTCTCCGATCGGAAGCGGAGCGCCTTCCCATTCCAGCGCGATCAGCGCGCCGGGACCGTCCTCTGTAATCTCCAGCCGGAAGTCGCGCCGGTCGGTCAGGCGACGCACCAGACCCGCCAGAAGCGCGACCATCTCGAACCCCTCGCAGCGCAGCATCAGTGCGGCCGTGACCGGGAGGATCGCTCCCCCTTCGGCGGCTACCCGCGCGGCCACCGCCTGCCCCAGATCGGAGGCGCGGATCATCGCGAGCGGCCACCAATCGGCGCGGTTCGCCTCGTGGCGCTCGAAAAATTCGTGGATCGCGGCGGAGAGGTGATGCGCCTCGGAATTGGCGGCCTCGCGAAC
It includes:
- a CDS encoding DUF952 domain-containing protein, whose translation is MLIYKILRRPEWDAFREAGHTLGAPIDLADGYIHFSTADQVVETAAKHFAGESDLVLVAFDSTAMGADLKWEPSRRDQLFPHLYRPLNLSEVVWDHALPLGAAGHIFPKEMS
- a CDS encoding 3'-5' exonuclease — its product is MDLTRLSLRTRVFLFFAALALGNLAALVAGLWFGFTRLGDPDLLNAMVIGGTVAGFAILGLIAWIWFLFDENVAKPIERLSGMLRARTTAEIEGEMDVDIARHLGDLAPAAASVTRHLSETRNALTEAVQRETTRLAQEKERLEALLSDVPVGVLLCTADHQLAFYNGQAVELLGSAHAPGLDRRVFDYLNQPPIAHAYERLLATEDPDAASDLLCSTKAEGRVLAARMRLLSEGEDHYVSKRPGYVLTLRDVSGDMAAHAQREQLMDELFDRIRRPAAALQSLIGVLTADDGPAPGSERDRVREAANSEAHHLSAAIHEFFERHEANRADWWPLAMIRASDLGQAVAARVAAEGGAILPVTAALMLRCEGFEMVALLAGLVRRLTDRRDFRLEITEDGPGALIALEWEGAPLPIGELERWLAEPLDTGLEDVTGHRVLTTHAAEIWPEKLGDTRARLCIPLREARHVTKRPKPVPRAVVYDFDLLARERVAEIADTPLTDLTYVVFDTETTGLLPTEGDEIVQIAAVRIVNGRRIDTEVFDTLVDPKRPIPPGSTEVHGISNAMVEGAPDIAKVGRDFHRFAEGAVLIAHNAPFDMEFLHRKEGAIGERFDHPILDTVLLSAVVFGQSESHTLDALTHRLGITIPEEARHTAIGDTVATADAFLKMLPALQARGLRTFGELVAELRKHGRLLKDLNG
- a CDS encoding SOS response-associated peptidase, with translation MCGRMANTLPVDAMARLFKAVPGNDVPDGERFNICPTQSLPVCVSGEEQRQLRAMRWGFIPHWYKTPTDGPLLINARSETVAEKPAFRAAIRSRRCLIPADGFYEWHREGEAKLPFYVSRRDGAPMVFGGLWQDWEKGGELLTTCAIVTVPAGPTLAPIHHREPLVLEEADWAKWLGEEGHGAATLMQPRPEGILQAWRVGQEVNSNRASGAGLREPFANPA
- a CDS encoding glycosyltransferase family 2 protein → MKYSSLIDFLTRQSAALSKGPVGVILAEDGVELESTIRHHIDLGFPVLLVLGHAAMDLPDDLAADSPTKIHRIDFELNRRDAAPLAINPIIAAVPGGTWLYYCFNAEYLFFPFCESRTIGEVLSFHTEERRASMLSYVIDLYTGDLEAHPNGVDTENAMFDKAGYYALARLDPENHDHPKERQLDFFGGLRWRFEEHVPAERRKIDRIALFRAKPGLKLRPDHTFNDEEYNTYSCPWHHNLTCATASFRVAKALKFNPGSTYDVHSFTWVNSERFNWSSQQLMDLGLIEPGQWF
- the miaB gene encoding tRNA (N6-isopentenyl adenosine(37)-C2)-methylthiotransferase MiaB, which encodes MSDAPKKLHIKTYGCQMNVYDSERMAEAMGAKGYELTDDVGAADMVLLNTCHIREKAAEKVYSDLGRLRPFKEAKPDLKIGVAGCVAQAEGDEILRRSDLVDLVVGSQSYHKLPELVARTDNGARPVETEFPLEDKFDHLPARPVQARPTAFLTVQEGCDKFCAFCVVPYTRGAEVSRPAEKILREAQALVEKGVREITLLGQNVNAYHGEGEGGDWSLARLARSLAKIDGLERIRYTTSHPNDMEDDLIAAHGDEPKLMPYLHLPVQSGSDKILKAMNRKHTAESYIRLIERIRAARPDIVISGDFIVGFPGETDQDFEDTMSLIREVNYGMAYSFKYSPRPGTPAAGAKGAVPAEVADARLQELQALLTSQQRACQESMIGREVNVLFEKPGRLDGQWVGKSDYLQAVHVSGEGLGPGVLAKVRITGTAPNSLAGELI
- a CDS encoding quinone-dependent dihydroorotate dehydrogenase, producing the protein MIERAGLAVFHKIDPEKAHWLSLRALRMGLAPLPGPITSPRLKTDLAGMSLLNPVGLAAGFDKNAEAVPQLMRAGFGFIEVGAATPRAQEGNLPPRLWRLPADRAAINRFGFNNQGMEPITERLAKRPQGIPVGLNLGANKDAADRAKDFATVLAHAGPHIDFATVNVSSPNTEKLRDLQGKAALAALLAGVIETRDGLARRIPVFLKIAPDLSAEELAEIAEVALESGIDGIIATNTTLSREGLTSPNPSDQGGMSGAPLFEKSTRVLAQLSRHTAGALPLIGVGGVGSAEQAYEKIRAGASAVQLYTAMVFSGLSLAADIARGLDALLERDGFASVSEAIGTGRDKWL
- the arsC gene encoding arsenate reductase (glutaredoxin) (This arsenate reductase requires both glutathione and glutaredoxin to convert arsenate to arsenite, after which the efflux transporter formed by ArsA and ArsB can extrude the arsenite from the cell, providing resistance.), giving the protein MAVTIWHNPRCSKSRETLKLLEARGIAPEVRDYQKEPPTMVELQDALMKLGQPASALIRWKDTDLSKEAGENEILSALTANPKLIERPLVLTETAARIGRPPETVLEIL
- the hemP gene encoding hemin uptake protein HemP, which translates into the protein MSINESFANALPVHDAEVLTGKGNLAHIVLDGQVYTLRITKAGKLILTK